The DNA sequence GACCGAGGGAACAAAGGAGCGCCGCGCGATGTCGTAGTCGGGCAGATTCGCACCGTTGCCGGGAAGATGGAACACCGCCCCGCCCATCGCGAGGTACTCGCCGAAACGACCGGCGCAGTCGTCGAAGTTCTCGCCGATGGCGCCGATGCCGAGGCCGAAGGTGGTGGAGGGATACGGCACGCTCGTGCAGTCGTCACGCGTGTACGCGGCGTCCGCGAGCAGCTCGGGCCTGCCGATGGGCCTGCAAGAAAGCCCTGTCTGGCCGCCCAGCGGATAGACGAGGTACGAGGCCGCGGCGGATTCGAGCCGTGTCGCCGCCTCCTCCTTCGCCTGCTTCGCCACGGGCGCTTCCTTGCCGGCGAGTAGAAACTGTGTGACGCCGGAGAGATCGAGCACCTTGCGGACATTGTCCGACGGATTCACGACGCGCAGCGCGCCCTGCATGCCGAGCAGCATCTTGTAGTACCGCAGCAGCACGCTGATGCCCGCCGAACTGAGGAAATCGACCTCGCGGAAATCGAGCACGATCACATGCCGGTTCTCGCGCACCAGCGTCTCGAGTTCGCGCGTGAGATGTGTCGCCCAGTGCGCGTCAAGACGCCCGCGAAGGCGCAGCTCGGCCTCGCCTTCGACGTGGTGTACGGTGATGTCCATCGCGGGCCGGAGCGCCTCCGTGACTCGTCTGCGCTTACTGGGTGATGACGGAGTCCGCCTGCGCGAGCACCGATGGCGGAATGGTCAGCCCGACCGCCTTCGCGTTCGCGGAGTTGACGATGAGATGGAACTTGTCGATGCGGCGGAACGGTATCGCGGCGACTTTTGTGCCCTTCATGATCTGCGCAATCGTCTCGGCGGCTTCTTTTGCCGACTCGTAGTAATCCGGCGCGAACACGATGCTCGAACCTGTCCGCGCCTGTTCGTTCACGAACGAAAACACGGGGAGGTTGTACTTGCGGGCCGTCTGTGCGATGATCGGGAACATGGCGCTCGTCAGGTTGTCCTCGATCTGGCAGATGGCGTCGGGCGTGCGTGAACAGAGCGCATTGACGGCCGGTGCCACGTCGGCCTTGGTGCTGACGTCGATGGCGTCGACGGTCATGCCGTGTTTCGCGGCCGCGGTGATGAGCTGCGACTTATAGTATGTCGCGTTCATCTCGAGCGACGAGAACAGCGTGCCGATGCGTTTGGCCTTCGGCATACATTCCTTGATGTAGCCGAGCATGCGGTCGAAGGTCGTGTTTGTGTACACGCCTGTCACATTCGGAAGATGGACGCTGTCGTTGACGCCCACGGTGGAAATGACGAAGGGATTGGCGACCACCATGAACACGATCGGCGTGTTGTCGACGCGCTTGATGGCGGTGTGCAGCGTGGAGGTCTGCAGCGAAATGAGCAGGTCGGTGCTGCCCGCGGCAACCTTGTCGAAGAGTCCGCGCAGCACGGGCACGTCGCCATGGGCGTTCATCGAGGTGATCTCGAAGTCCTTGCCTTCGACAAGCCCGACGTCGCGCAAACCCACGCGCAGGCCGCGCTCGGTGTCCTCGGTCTGCTGAAGTTCTTCAAACTTGACGATCGTGAAATTCCACATCCGTCCGCCGGGTCCTGCCTGCCCCCCCTCGTCGCCGTCCGATTTCTTGCAGGAGGCGAAAAACACCGTCGCTGCCGCGACGACGAGCACGAGCGGAATGAGACGGTGATTGTAGACCGTAGTGCGCACGTTGAGACTCCTTGAAATGTGAGGTTCAGATGGTGATTGTGAGCGCGTCCGACGCGTGAACGGCGTCAGGAGACGACCGCGATCGCGTCCTGCTCGGTCTCCTTCAGCGGAAACACCACATGGAGCCCCGCGATGGTGAAGACCTTGGTGATATGCGGATTGAGGCCGAAGAGCGCCATTTTCCCGCCGCCGGCCATGAGCCGCTTCATGCCGATAAGCAGCACGCGCAGGCCCGAACTGTCGATGTAGTCGCAGCCCGTGAAATCGACCAGCAGCCGCGTCTCGCCCGCTCCGATGCACTGCATCATCTGCTCTTCGAACGGTTTCACTGTCACGGCGTTCATGCGGCCGACGAGCCTGATAACGGATACGTCGGTATTTTTTTCCAGAATGACGTCCACGTGTGTATTCCTGCTTCTGTGCTGAGGAAATGCTGCTCGATGGGTGCGGAGAGGCCGGTCAGATGCCGTTTCCGCGGTATCGCAGGGCGAGGGAAGTGATGTCGTCGGACTGCGCGGCGCCGATTGTGAAACCGCGCACATCGTCGAGGATGCGATGGACGAGGTCCGCCGGAGCCCGCTCTGTATGCAGGGCGAGATTTTCCAGCAGGCGCTCGTCGGAGTACATGCCGCCCGTCGCGTCCATGGCTTCGGTCACACCGTCGGTGTACAGGTACACGCTGTCGCCGGGTTGCATGCGCAGGGTGAGCTGTTCGTAGGGCATGCCGCTCATGACGCCCAGCACCAGACCGTTTGCGCCTTTCAGGATCTCGACCTTGCCCGACGGCTGCAGCACGCAAGGTTCGTTGTGTCCGGCGTTGCAGTACGTGAAGTCGCCTGTGCGGACGTCGAGTATGCCGTAGAACACGGTGACGAACATGCCCGAGTCACTTTCGGAACTCAGCACGTCGTTCACGTGTGCCATACATTCGGCCACCGTCACGCCGCCGAGTGCAGTGGAACGGATGAGCGTGCGCGACATCGCCATGTAAATGGCGGCGGGAACACCCTTCCCCGACACGTCCCCGATCACGACGCCGAGATGCTGGTCGTCGAGGAAGAAGAAATCGTAGAAATCGCCGCCCACCTGTTTGGCGGCCTCCATGTGCGCGTACATGTCGAATCGCATCTCGGTGCCATCGGTCGGGAAGGCGTGCGGAAGTATCGACTGCTGAATGCGCTGCGCGACGCTCAGCTCCTGCCTGATGGCGATGAGCTGCTCGCGGGTCACCTCGGCCTGCTTGAGCATGCCGAGAAGTGTCCGTGTCTTTTCAATCGTGATTTCAAGGTCGTTGAAATCGATCGGCTTGGTGATGAAGTCGAACGCGCCGCGATTCATCGCGGTGCGAATATTCTCCATGTCGCCGTACGCCGATACGACGATCGACTTGAGGATGGGATTGATGACCTGTTCCCGCAAGCGCGAGAGCAGGGTCAGGCCATCCATCTGGGGCATGTTGATGTCGGTGAGAAGGATTTCGACGTCCGGTTCACGTTCGAGCACGTTGAGGGCCTCGACACCATTCGGCGCAAATACGAACTCCAATTCCTTCTGCTGTATCTTTTTCCTGAAACGCTGGCGAATCAACAATTCCAGATCAGGCTCATCATCAACAACAAGTATCTTGAGTGACGTGTCCTGCATACGGGGAAACCTTGGCGTTGAAGTTATGGACAGGCACCACGGGCAATGTACAATCCCGTTAGGCCCGCTGTAATGTGGCACAGTATCACGGCAATATACACCAAACGGAACAACTTGCAACCGCGAGACGGCCGCATCAGGGAGGGTAGCTGTAGCTGCGGACCGAGATCGGACCAAAGTCCCGCGTCTCCTCTTGCACGCAGTTCTCACGCAGAGCCGCGGGCAGGAGGCGGCCGCGATCGCTGTATTCGAAATGTGTGTACACGAGCCAGACGCGCCGTTCCCGCGCACACCGCGCCCGCGCCGCGGTCGCGGCGTGCGCATCCATGCGCGGTTCCCAGCCGCCGTCGAACAGTGTCGCGGGTATTCCCGCCAGCCGCAGCCGCCGCGCGCGGTCGCCCGCGTAATACGTGAAGGGAATCTGGCCCGTGGGTGTATGGAACAGCACGAGATCGCCCTCGCGGGCGCCGCGCACAACCGCCGTTGTCGCCTCCCGCCACGGCTCCTTCCGGTACTCGCGATGGTACGCCACGAGTCCGACGCATTGCAGCGCCGCCACCGCGCATACTATCGCCATGCGCACCCAGCTTCGCGCGGCGGGCGCGGCGAGGCAGCCCGCCGCGATGTACAACGGGAGCGCGCTCCACAACAGGGCCCGTCCGACAAACACCGGCTTCCACAGACTTATCAGCAACAGCAGCAGCGGCCCCCCCACCTGTATCAACAGCAGAATCCGCACCTGCAGCGCGGCGCGCCTACGCAGCACCGCCCACCCGGCAAAACCGGCCCCGGCACAGACAAGCAGGACCACAGCACCGGGTACGCCAAGCAGGTCGGCATAGGCGGCGTAGACAAATGCCAGCGAGCGCAGCACATACGCCGCGTCGGGCACAGGAATCCAGAAATCGGTGGCAACCTGCCGCGCCTGCGTAAAAAACAGCGGGGCCAGCGGCAGCCACAACGCACCAAGTGATGCGCAGGCGAATACCCAACGGCGCGCGAACGCCCATCGCTCAGCCGCGGGACGCGCACGGAAGACGAGGCCGAGCGCGATCTGTGTCAACATCGCGGGCAGCAGCGCGCTGTGCTGCGCGTGTAACGCGAGCGCGAGACCCGCGACGATTCCCGTCCACGACGACAGGCGCCCCTTCCCCGCCTCACGCGCGAGGCGCAGCACACCCCACAGCGCCGCGGCGATGCCGCACACGAGCAAGGTGTACATGCGGGCCTCCTGGGCGTACCGGATCTGCGCGGGTGCAAGCGCAAAAAGCAACGCGGCGGCCACTCCCGCGCGGCGGCCTCCCGTGGCCCGCGCGGCGCCATACACAAAAGGCAGCGCCGCGGCGCCGAACAACACCGACGGCGCGCGCAGCATGGCCTCGCTCTCACCGAACACGCGAGAGATGTGCAGAATGGCGTAGTACAGGGGCGGATGCTGGTCGACACGTTGCAGCACCGATGTGAGATCCGACCACGGCAACCTCGCGAAAAAGAGACTGCTGGCCTCGTCGAGCCAGAGGTCCTTCGCACCCAGGCCGTACATGCGCAGCGCTCCCGACACAAGTGTCAGGAGCGCCACGATGAGGATTTCGCGCCGTTGCGGTGTGAGTGTGAGACGCTGCGGCACGACGGTCGCCGGTGAAGGCGGTGCGGACTATTTCTTCAGGTTGTCACGGATCTCGCGAAGCAGGAGCACTTCTTCGGGCGGTTCGACCGGAGCCGGCGGCGCGGGAGGTGTTTCGCGCTTCAGCTTGTTCACGGCCTTCACGAGCATAAATATCGCAAACGCGACAATCAGGAAACTGATCACGGTGTTGATGAACTGTCCGTAATTCAGTGTCACGGCCCCCGCCGCCTTCGCGGCTTTCAGATCGGCGTACGGACCCGCGGCCGCGGCACCTTCCTTCAGGAGAATGTAGAAGCCTGCGAAATCGACTCCGCCGAGCAGAATGCCTATAGGGGGCATGATGATGTCGTTCACGAGCGATGTGACAATCGTCCCGAACGCGGCGCCAATGATGATACCCACGGCCATGTCGAACACATTGCCGCGCATGACAAATTCTTTGAACTCTTTCAGCATGACGTTCTCCTTCCGTTAATGGTACGCATCAGAATATTGTGTAGCTCAAACCCAGCGCAAGAACCTGCTTCATCTGCGTTCTGCGGGTCTGCGCAATCTCGTGCACCACGAGCACGTTCAGCGACACGTTGATGTAGGTGTTGACTTTCGCCGTGATGGAATTGTCCCAGCGCACGTCCCACACGTCGAGTTTGTCGAATGCCGAGAACATGTTGAGCTGCGAGGTGTACATCATGTTCTCCATGATCGGCACCTTGATCGAGGTGCCGGATTCGATGCCGGTCTGTACACGCGTCGTTTTGGCGGGATCGCCCGTGTATCCGAAACGGGCGTATTCCGACGAGAAGGTCTCCTTCACGGCGACACCGAGACGTGTGGCGAACTGCTCCGACGGTGCGTAGGTGAATCCGGCGCTCTGCATCAGATAGCCCGGATCAAAAAACGCGGAGGTCTGCGTGCGCACATCCACACCGTTCGCGTCCTTCAGCATCTTGAATCCGGGGGCGAGCTGTGTGCGCGCGGTGAACGCGAAGAACGGATTCACCTTCCAGCCCACGTTGTACGCCAGGATGCTCTCGAAAAAGAGTTCGTCATCCGTTTTTTCGAATTGTTTGGATCCGATCTTTGTCTGGCCGTACATGACCTTCAGCGTGTTGGTCCAGACGTAGCTTTCCTGTGTGTACAGGGATTTTCCGTTGGCGGCCAGGGTCCAGGCGAGCGTGTTCTCGCCACCCTGCACCCAGTTCTGCAGACTCACCTGCGTGACGTTCAGTCCCGCGACGAGTGTGTTGTTCCAGCCGTACTCCGGCGCCTTCTGTTCCGTCTGAGCAGCAAGGTTCGACGCGGCGAGCATGAGAATGAATACCGTCGCTAAGCGGCGCATGATGACTGTTCCCTCGTATGGTGGATGAAAAGTGGCATGGCTGCGGGCTGATTGGTGGATGGCGCCGCTGTGTGTAATAATGTAGAGCGAACGGTATGGAATGTCAAGAACCGAGGAGTCAACTCTCGTGTCGCGGACGGATCGGCGCCGGATGCAGCCGGATGCTTGCCCACAGCAGCGCCATCGCCGTCGCCGCGGCGAGGGCTGCGACAGGAAACACAATCCAGTACCCGACTCCTTCGGCGAGTGCGCCGATGGCAAGCGCGTTGGCCGCGGCACCCACGTCCATCATGCCCGTGACCAACGCCATGGCGCTGCCGGTGAAACGTTCGGGCGCCATGGCGTAGCCGAGCGATGCCACGGCGGGAAAGGCGATGCCGTGCGCAACCCCGGTGAACAGGCCTGCCGCGACGAGCACCGGTGTGGAAGGGGCGAACGAGAGGAGCAGAAGTCCGGCCGCGTAGACGCCGAAGCTCGGGAGCAGCACGCGGCGCAGCCCGCGTTTGTCGCCCCAGCTCCCGCCGACAAAACGGATGAGTGCCCCGCCCGCGCCCCACGCGGCGAAATAGAAACTGAACTGCGCGAGCCCGCGCTCGGCCGCGACCGTCGCCAAAAAACTTTGAGGTGAGGAGTATGCCACCGCGAGTAGAAAGGCGAGTACCGCCACAAAACGCATTTCCTTTGTGCTCAGGGCGCGGATCACCTCGCGCGGCGTGGGGAAGCCGGCGCGTTTGCGCTCGAGCCACACAAACGATACTACGGCGGTTGCAAGCACGCCGATGAGGGCCATCACATAGAAAAAGGCGGCGATGCCCAGCGACGCGATCAACCATTCACCGAGCGGCGGACCCGCAATCGCGCCCGCAAGCCCCGACACACCGTACATGGCGATGGCTTCGTTGCGCCTCTCGGGCGGCGCGATCTGCGCGGCCAACGTGAAGGTGGCCGAGAAGTGCGCGCCGTACCCGAATCCCTGCAGGATGCGCAAGGGCCACACCAGCAACGGAAATCCCTGTCCCAACAGGGCGACGTATCCAAGCGCGGGCAGGCTCAGGCACAAACTCCCGAGCATCAGAACGCGTGTGGCACCGAAGCGGTCGATGAGATACCCGACCAGCGGCCTCCCCGCAACCGCGCCCACGGAATACATGCCCATAAAAAGGCCCACCAGCGCGATGCCTCCCCCCTCGCTGCGGACAAACAGGGGATACATGGCGTTGTTCGTGAAATGCAACGCCAGGATGAAGTTGTAGCTGAAACCGAGAAAGAACGTGGGCGTGTAAAGGCGCGTGGAGGGCACGGGAGTTTCGAAGTGCTTCGTGTCGGTGATGGATGTGCGGCGTGCGGCGGTAATGTACACCGTTCCTCGACCAGAACATCAATCGCGCCCCTCGGGTGCCCGCGTGCAAATCGGGAATCCCATCACTCGCGGGGAATCGTCCCGCGACGCGACCATGTGCCGGTAGGAAAAGAACAGCGTCGCTCGTATTTTTCTGGACAGGTTCGGTCGGCTGTCCGCATCCGCTCCCACCGTCCACTCCGCTTCATCTTCTCCCCACCATACAATCTGATCGAGGAACGCACATGAACCGCACGCTGCTGCTCGGGGACGAGGCCATCGCCCAAGGCGCTCTCGACGCCGGCCTTTCCGGCGTATACGCATATCCAGGCACACCCTCCACGGAAATCACCGAATACATTCAGCGATCGACGGAGGCCCGTGAACGCGGCGTCCACTCGCAGTGGTCGGCCAACGAAAAGACCGCGATGGAATCGGCGCTCGGCATGTCGTACGCGGGCAAGCGCGCGATGGCGTGTATGAAACACGTCGGACTCAACGTGGCCGCCGACGGCTTCGTGAACGCGGGCATCACAGGCGCAAACGGCGGACTTCTCGTCGTCTCCGCCGACGATCCGTCGATGCACTCGTCGCAGAACGAGCAGGACTCGCGCTACTACGGGAAGTTTGCGCTGATTCCGACTATCGAGCCCTCCAATCAGCAGGAGGCCTACGACGCGATGCATTACGGTTTCGACCTGTCTGAGAAATACGGGACGCCGGTGCTCATACGCATCACAACCCGCCTCGCGCATTCGCGCGCGGGCGTGGCGATGCGCGACGTGCGCCGTGAAAACGAGGTGAAGCTGCCCGAGAACAAACGCCAGTTCGTGCTGCTCCCGTCCATCGCGCGAAAGAATTACGACTCGCTGCTGAAGAAACAGATCGCCTTCGACGAGGATTCGCAGAACTCGCCTTTCAACGCGTACATCGACGGACCCGACCGCTCGCTCGGCATCGTGGCCTGCGGCCTCGGATACAACTACCTTCTCGAGAATTACCCCGACGGCTGCCCGCACCCCATTCTGAAAATCGGGCAGTACCCGATTCCCAAGCTCCACATGAAGCGGATCTTCGACGAATGTGACACGATCCTCATCCTCGAGGAGGGCGCGCCCTTTGTCGAGGAGCAGCTCCGCGGCGTGCTCGACGAAAGCGGCAAGATCCGCGGGCGCCTCGACGGCGTCGTCCCGCGCGCGGGCGAACTCAATCCGAACATCGTTGCGCGGGCCCTCGGCCGCGAGGTGCACACGGGCGAAGTGGTGACCGACGTGGTTGTGCCTCGCCCGCCCGAGCTTTGCAAGGGTTGCCCGCATATCGACTCCTTCGACGCGCTCAACGAGGCGCTGCAGGTGTACGAGGAGGGCCGTGTGTTCTCCGACATCGGCTGTTACACGCTTGGCGCGCTCCCGCCGTTCAACGCCATCAACTCCTGCGTCGACATGGGCGCCAGCATCACGATGGCCAAGGGCGCGGCCGACGCGGGCCTTGTCCCCGCCATCGCCGTCATCGGCGACTCGACATTCACGCACTCCGGCATCACCGGCCTGCTCGACGCCGTGATCGAGAACTCGCCCATCACCGTGCTCATCGTCGACAACGAGACGACGGGCATGACCGGCGGTCAGGCCTCGCATGCGCGCGGCAAGCTCGAGGACATCTGCGCGGG is a window from the Ignavibacteriota bacterium genome containing:
- a CDS encoding ABC transporter substrate-binding protein yields the protein MRTTVYNHRLIPLVLVVAAATVFFASCKKSDGDEGGQAGPGGRMWNFTIVKFEELQQTEDTERGLRVGLRDVGLVEGKDFEITSMNAHGDVPVLRGLFDKVAAGSTDLLISLQTSTLHTAIKRVDNTPIVFMVVANPFVISTVGVNDSVHLPNVTGVYTNTTFDRMLGYIKECMPKAKRIGTLFSSLEMNATYYKSQLITAAAKHGMTVDAIDVSTKADVAPAVNALCSRTPDAICQIEDNLTSAMFPIIAQTARKYNLPVFSFVNEQARTGSSIVFAPDYYESAKEAAETIAQIMKGTKVAAIPFRRIDKFHLIVNSANAKAVGLTIPPSVLAQADSVITQ
- a CDS encoding indolepyruvate ferredoxin oxidoreductase, coding for MNRTLLLGDEAIAQGALDAGLSGVYAYPGTPSTEITEYIQRSTEARERGVHSQWSANEKTAMESALGMSYAGKRAMACMKHVGLNVAADGFVNAGITGANGGLLVVSADDPSMHSSQNEQDSRYYGKFALIPTIEPSNQQEAYDAMHYGFDLSEKYGTPVLIRITTRLAHSRAGVAMRDVRRENEVKLPENKRQFVLLPSIARKNYDSLLKKQIAFDEDSQNSPFNAYIDGPDRSLGIVACGLGYNYLLENYPDGCPHPILKIGQYPIPKLHMKRIFDECDTILILEEGAPFVEEQLRGVLDESGKIRGRLDGVVPRAGELNPNIVARALGREVHTGEVVTDVVVPRPPELCKGCPHIDSFDALNEALQVYEEGRVFSDIGCYTLGALPPFNAINSCVDMGASITMAKGAADAGLVPAIAVIGDSTFTHSGITGLLDAVIENSPITVLIVDNETTGMTGGQASHARGKLEDICAGVGVPREHILVLEPLHRNHESNVQAIMKELEYPGVSVVIQRRECIQTAADTRKEAKKQ
- a CDS encoding SpoIIE family protein phosphatase, encoding MQDTSLKILVVDDEPDLELLIRQRFRKKIQQKELEFVFAPNGVEALNVLEREPDVEILLTDINMPQMDGLTLLSRLREQVINPILKSIVVSAYGDMENIRTAMNRGAFDFITKPIDFNDLEITIEKTRTLLGMLKQAEVTREQLIAIRQELSVAQRIQQSILPHAFPTDGTEMRFDMYAHMEAAKQVGGDFYDFFFLDDQHLGVVIGDVSGKGVPAAIYMAMSRTLIRSTALGGVTVAECMAHVNDVLSSESDSGMFVTVFYGILDVRTGDFTYCNAGHNEPCVLQPSGKVEILKGANGLVLGVMSGMPYEQLTLRMQPGDSVYLYTDGVTEAMDATGGMYSDERLLENLALHTERAPADLVHRILDDVRGFTIGAAQSDDITSLALRYRGNGI
- a CDS encoding STAS domain-containing protein produces the protein MDITVHHVEGEAELRLRGRLDAHWATHLTRELETLVRENRHVIVLDFREVDFLSSAGISVLLRYYKMLLGMQGALRVVNPSDNVRKVLDLSGVTQFLLAGKEAPVAKQAKEEAATRLESAAASYLVYPLGGQTGLSCRPIGRPELLADAAYTRDDCTSVPYPSTTFGLGIGAIGENFDDCAGRFGEYLAMGGAVFHLPGNGANLPDYDIARRSFVPSVHVLSGVLLQGAFTHHARFETENHSEALTASELFLRLHETAGGGTVGFVVLAETSGLVGTWLRRSPVQPGSAVFSHPEVREWFGYSLEPLHARSLAWVVGIVARGEDAALRPFLRPLATGSDIVAHAHAAALSYRHVTKGKLDLHQTVATMFDPDTFDSESSLGLLHLINDDRPFTGRGQSEFLRGACWFGPVTSVKG
- a CDS encoding glycosyltransferase family 39 protein; its protein translation is MPQRLTLTPQRREILIVALLTLVSGALRMYGLGAKDLWLDEASSLFFARLPWSDLTSVLQRVDQHPPLYYAILHISRVFGESEAMLRAPSVLFGAAALPFVYGAARATGGRRAGVAAALLFALAPAQIRYAQEARMYTLLVCGIAAALWGVLRLAREAGKGRLSSWTGIVAGLALALHAQHSALLPAMLTQIALGLVFRARPAAERWAFARRWVFACASLGALWLPLAPLFFTQARQVATDFWIPVPDAAYVLRSLAFVYAAYADLLGVPGAVVLLVCAGAGFAGWAVLRRRAALQVRILLLIQVGGPLLLLLISLWKPVFVGRALLWSALPLYIAAGCLAAPAARSWVRMAIVCAVAALQCVGLVAYHREYRKEPWREATTAVVRGAREGDLVLFHTPTGQIPFTYYAGDRARRLRLAGIPATLFDGGWEPRMDAHAATAARARCARERRVWLVYTHFEYSDRGRLLPAALRENCVQEETRDFGPISVRSYSYPP
- a CDS encoding DUF3078 domain-containing protein → MRRLATVFILMLAASNLAAQTEQKAPEYGWNNTLVAGLNVTQVSLQNWVQGGENTLAWTLAANGKSLYTQESYVWTNTLKVMYGQTKIGSKQFEKTDDELFFESILAYNVGWKVNPFFAFTARTQLAPGFKMLKDANGVDVRTQTSAFFDPGYLMQSAGFTYAPSEQFATRLGVAVKETFSSEYARFGYTGDPAKTTRVQTGIESGTSIKVPIMENMMYTSQLNMFSAFDKLDVWDVRWDNSITAKVNTYINVSLNVLVVHEIAQTRRTQMKQVLALGLSYTIF
- a CDS encoding MFS transporter, with protein sequence MYITAARRTSITDTKHFETPVPSTRLYTPTFFLGFSYNFILALHFTNNAMYPLFVRSEGGGIALVGLFMGMYSVGAVAGRPLVGYLIDRFGATRVLMLGSLCLSLPALGYVALLGQGFPLLVWPLRILQGFGYGAHFSATFTLAAQIAPPERRNEAIAMYGVSGLAGAIAGPPLGEWLIASLGIAAFFYVMALIGVLATAVVSFVWLERKRAGFPTPREVIRALSTKEMRFVAVLAFLLAVAYSSPQSFLATVAAERGLAQFSFYFAAWGAGGALIRFVGGSWGDKRGLRRVLLPSFGVYAAGLLLLSFAPSTPVLVAAGLFTGVAHGIAFPAVASLGYAMAPERFTGSAMALVTGMMDVGAAANALAIGALAEGVGYWIVFPVAALAAATAMALLWASIRLHPAPIRPRHES
- a CDS encoding STAS domain-containing protein is translated as MDVILEKNTDVSVIRLVGRMNAVTVKPFEEQMMQCIGAGETRLLVDFTGCDYIDSSGLRVLLIGMKRLMAGGGKMALFGLNPHITKVFTIAGLHVVFPLKETEQDAIAVVS
- the mscL gene encoding large conductance mechanosensitive channel protein MscL, producing MLKEFKEFVMRGNVFDMAVGIIIGAAFGTIVTSLVNDIIMPPIGILLGGVDFAGFYILLKEGAAAAGPYADLKAAKAAGAVTLNYGQFINTVISFLIVAFAIFMLVKAVNKLKRETPPAPPAPVEPPEEVLLLREIRDNLKK